The Festucalex cinctus isolate MCC-2025b chromosome 12, RoL_Fcin_1.0, whole genome shotgun sequence genome segment cagaaaagtagtggctggcggtgatggtgtctgacttttttcaggaaagagtatttgtgatgcaaatgtatcactcttttgaacacaaattgtttagaagaaaaacgctttatttccgtaaccacagccaacttgctggactattttcctctcgtccaacaccggaccagaactcgtgtcacagaacgctggcaggggtaagtcagtgctgatcgcacacactggaggtgaggatcaaatagagattcatttaacaaaaaaaaaaaaaaaaaaatctgaccgatccctttaaataaatgttgccGTTTTTCGAAGAGACTTAtgtgctactcatgttgtccttggggacaACTAGTACGCTGGTGCCATTATGATACACATTAATCAATGGAACTTGTTTGTATTGGTCTGATGAAACCAAACCAGGAAATCCAGGAGAGTGGCGACTTCCTCATCAAGCCCGAACTTGTCGTGCCCATGTTGGACACGTCCCAGTGGCCCCTCCTCCTCAAGGTGAGCGACCGCACATCCGTCTCTTTTTCCCACCTCGCTGCGACGTGATGAATCCGTTTATCCATTCGCCGAGTGGCAACCCGCCCCGCTTTCCTTCCGCGGGGGCGGGGCCTCGCCGCCGCCTTACTGAGGCGCCATTTCGGCGTTCTGCCGGAGCCGCGTCTCGGGGGCGGTGCAGGCATGGAGGGCCGGGCGGGTGGCTTCCAAGACGATGACGTTGGACCTGATCGCATCGCTGGCGTCTGATTGGTTGCCGTGACGGCGCACGTCCAGGAAGTAACGGACGGCGTCTTGTTTTTGCCCGCAGAACTTCGACAAGTTGAACGTGCGCACGGCTCACTACACGCCGCTCGCCAGCGGGAGCAACCCGCTCAAGCGGAACATCCAGGATTACATCAAGTAAGACGGCAGGATGATGTCATCTCATcataagtaaataataaaaaatacacctgATGGCAGTTCATGTGCTGACAAGCTTGTGTCTACAGTTGTCAGATGTGCAACCTTGATTTAACTTTTTGGACTTCTGATGGCTGACCAGTGGGTGGCAGTATATGTTGGCTGTAGGGTCTGATAGGCTTATCCCAGTCGATATTGCGATTGGTCCAatattagaccaaaaaaaaaagtattggatTATATCtgttagggctgggtttaaaaaaaattgaatgggcgctattgaatcaattttattttatgagccTGATTTCATCAGCAtcatgaattgatttttttaattttatatatattttttattttttttaaaggtatcttttctttttctttctttcttttttcccaatttttcatatatttttattttttaaagggagtttttcttgtttttatatttgttcaaatttaaaagtattttcttacatttataaaaGACCTAactgaatctttttaatttatttcatctttttttccataaattcaaaagaaaagatcattttaaagggcgtttttctttgttttcaagtattttctttcatttacccAAGTCATGACTTATTGCGCTTTAAGGCAATTcggaatctttttaatttaaatttacaattattgaattagaattatgaaaaaatATTGGATTATATCatttagggtttaaaaaaaaaaaaagaatagctaTTGATTCGATTTTACTTTTTGAGCCTGATttcaattcatgacatcataaatttttagtttttcaattttaattttatactttttattttagctttttcccattaattgataaaatatttttcatgaaatttattgttcaaatagatttaaaagtattcttacatttatgaaagaccagaCTTATTGCACATTAAggcaatttgaaatatttttaatttttatttagaattattgaattttttatttattttttaaaatctcacTCTTGCTAGTATCAATGTtgggtttaaaatattttaaccaGTTACTGGCTCTGCAAAATTTTATgtctaatttggaatttaatgtttgtggtttttatatcatgtggggttttttttcttttcgttttTAAGAATTGGTGTTCCATAATCAATATCGAATTCAGTTGAAATGAATTTAatcaattgaggaaattagaattgatagCCAGCCCTAATATCGGTCTACATCCAAAATCAATGTATTTAAGTTAGGCAAGCTTGGTGAGTGGCagcgcaagatggccgccggtccGTCGTTTCTGTGTCCAAGCTATTGAAagcttgactttttattttattttatttttatattttttttgtggacctCTAATTGCCTCGTTGGAATGACGTAgcctggtggccattttgcgCACTTgaccgctcgctcgctcgcaggTCGGGCTTCATCAACCTGGACAAGCCTGCCAACCCGTCGTCGCACGAGGTGGTGGCGTGGATCCGCCGCATCCTGCGCGTGGAGAAGACGGGCCACAGCGGCACCCTGGACCCCAAAGTCACCGGCTGCCTCATCGTCTGCGTGGACCGGGCCACGCGATTGGTGAAATCCCAGCAGAGTGCGGGTACGTATACCTTCGTAATCCCATCGGCGGGAAGCGGAAGGTCCATCCCAAGTGGGTCGGACTGAGCCGAGCCGTCTCAAAACAAAAAGGTAGCCACGCCCACTCTGCTCTGCTGTCTGTTGCAGGGAAAGAGTATGTGGGGATCGTTCGGCTGCACAACGCCATCGAAAACGAACACGCGTTGGCTAGAGTGAGTCAGTCGCGCTGTGCTACTAAACGCCCTGCGGGTACGCTCTAGAAAAagtagattttaaaaaaacaaacaactgtttTCAGGCGATGGAGACGCTGACGGGCGCCCTGTTCCAGCGGCCGCCGCTCATCGCCGCCGTCAAGCGGCAGCTGCGCGTGCGAACGGTCTACGAGAGCAAACTGGTGGAGTACGACGCAGACAGGAGGCTCGGTAAGAGTGGGACGGCGTTGGCTGTCGTGAGACGGGGCTTGACGGCGGCCCGGCGTCTTTTTCAGGAATCTTCTGGGTCAGCTGCGAGGCGGGAACGTACATCAGGACGTTGTGCGTCCACCTGGGCCTGCTGCTGGGGGTGGGCGCGCAGATGCAGGAGCTGCGCAGGGTCCGATCCGGAGTTATGGGGGAGAAGGTGGGATGcgcttcctttttctttttttaatttctttttttttttatttctttttctttatcttgttctttttcctttttattttttttatttttttttccccttcttttttcttttttatttctattttttctctttttcttgttccctttatttcgtttttttttttttttttttttccagcaacaATATAAATTGTAGTCAAAGAAGCTGGTGCATTTTtattccttcactcccaaaatggcACTTGTGATAATCGGCCTTCCTTAATGGCTCTGTCGTCACACCAAAGTGTTGAGTTCAGTCCGACTGCCGGTGTCGGACTGTCAATGAAACTTTGGAACAGCAAAAGTGCAGCTGAGATTTTATTTGTAAAGTCTCACTGCTGACATCAGCACTTTTGTAGCAGTATGTGAGAATACCGCTTCTTGCCACCATCAGGAAtcaaaatggatattaaaaaaaaaactcaatgtaTGATGCATACATACTGTCAAGTTTTATTCTACTTAACTAGATTTTTGCAATATTTCTATCCTATCATTTTTGAAGATTTAATTTGGTGATGCCCAACGTTCCACCAGAGGGGGAGCGCTCATGCCACACTGACctaccattgttttttttttttcttcttcgaaaaatacacatttctttatttttatggatttttttttttttacggaaaaATTATGTattgagagctttttttttttttttttttttttatatcgtgtattttgatgtattttttttttttaaccggtttaatatttgtattttcttgGATGTATCTCCTTTATGaattttaaggttttttttagtcccttttttaaaggattttttggctcattttttaaattaatttattttaccggtttaatttttacttatctaaatgacttggtgtattttttttagcgtGTCTCCTTTATGAATTTTAaatgttaatcttttttttttttttttttttttacttattaatgaatgtgcttatttttaccagttttttaattttacatatCAAAATGACTTAGTTTGTGTACCAGTATTTTCTTTCTTGGgagtgtcttttatttatttattttttaatcaattttgtcttattttttgtgtgtgtgtgtgtgtgtgtgtgtgtgtgtaggacaACCTCGTGACGATGCACGATATCCTGGACGCGCAGTGGCAGTTTGACCACAACAAAGACGAGTCGTATCTGCGGCGAGTCATCTTCCCGCTGGAGAAGCTTCTGGTGTCGCACAAGCGCCTGGTGATGAAGGACAGCGCAGTGAGTCTCCGCCCCTACGCTCGCCTCCGCGATGTGGCGCGCTCGCCAAACGCGTTTAACTTTGCGAGCGGTCGGTCGTCCTCAGGTCAACGCCATCTGCTACGGTGCCAAGATCATGCTGCCGGGCGTCCTCCGCTACGAGGACGGAATCGAAGTCAACCAGGACATCGTGGTCATCACCACCAAGGGGGAGGCCATCTGCACGGGTGAGCGAACGCGTGTGTACATGTCGCGCGTGTACACGAGGCCACATGATGACACGAGTAGATTTTCAGGAGCCCTCTCGGGCTGTGCTGACTTAACATCTATCACCCTGGTCTGATGGCTCTCGTTTGTAGATGTggatttgaacaaaaaaaaccgtttcatattcaggaaaaagaaatttcactcaaatgattttttttattacatatttGCAGCAAAGTAGTGTTGTCCCCCccccaaattttatttttacaaaaatgtttaaggGGTCAGACATTTAAATAGACTCACAttaaggagattttttttttcctcactctcTCCAGTAAATTGAGGGGTTGGAATATTTTTGTATGagttgattgtttttattttaaaaaaaaaaaaattcttcccaGTTTTTACGAAAATATTTAAGGCGTCAGACATTTTAATAGACTCGCattatggatattttttttcagtaaatTTAGAGGTTGGAATATTTTGAGAATATTTTTGTatgagttgatttaaaaaaaaaaataaataaataaaacaaaagtgacatgttttttaattgttttattttttttacaatttttacaaaaatatttaaggcgtcagacattttttacttttatatttttccccaagattacattttcattttataatttgcaaaaaaaaatccatatttttttcccagttatgtctaatctttttttatttatttatttttttatttattttttacaaattcatGTTTTAATGCAATTcattttttgataaaataattttgGCTGAGTCAAGTTAATAGAATTTGCAATACCCTTTTGCCAGATTGTTAGACATAACTAACATTaagttgaaactttttttttatcccccccccaaaaaaagggcatttcttcagatgaaacatattttggaattatattttgATGCAAATATTGACGTGTGCAAGTCCATTTGGAAGGCGTACTTGTCACATGAAAGTGTGATGACGTAGGCAAGCAAGGGTCTGCAGCGTATAAAGGGTGTTTAACGgcttcttgtcttttttttattttttttgcacgtgTCAGCCGTGGCCCTGATGACGACGGCGGTCATCTCCACGTGCGATCACGGCGTGGTGGCCAAAATCAAGCGCGTCATCATGGAGAGAGACACCTACCCAAGGAAGTGGGGACTCGGACCCAAGGTACATGAAAGGGCGCTGACCCATTCACTTACTCCATAATCACCAAAACACACTCgtacatcgtttttttttttttttttttttttttttttgttcttcaggCGAGTCAGAAGAAGATAATGATCCAGAAAGGACTTCTGGACAAGCACGGGAAACCCAATGGAAGCACGCCCGAAACGTGGAAGGCGGGCTACGTGGACTacaggtgcgtgcgtgcgtgcgtgagtgaCATCGCAGAGGGTTATCCCCGGCTGAGGTGCACTGTCCTCTTTCGGGGAGTCACTCTGCTACAGCGACTCTCCGGGCCGCTTCTTCGCTCGCCTGATGCTCAGTGATGGCGACAGCTGCTCGGAGTACACCTGCCTGCAATTTGAAGGGAAGGAAAAATGCTCTCTTGGGATGGCTGTTgttagtgttgttgttgttgttgttattattattattgctgctgCTGAACGATTATAGAAAATAATCATTAGTGACAGCCCTTGTGGGGTTTGGGTATTGTATCAAGTGTACTAGTGATATCTGACTATTGAAAGAGTTGAGTatctggggggggggcatatcAAATGTCTAATTTTAAATGGGGGGCAGCCAAGTCGTTCATCTTCAAGCAAAATCTTTGTCTATTTTTAACCCCCACAGTGCCACCACCCCTGCCACCAAGGAGTCGGAAACTCCCGGCACGTCAgccaaggtaaaaaaataaaataaaaatcggcAGCTTGTCCGCTAACCTCCCAACCTGCAGGAggcgctcacttttttttttttttttccctctatccGCGTTGTACAGAGGAAGAGGGAGACGGCGGACAGCGAAGTAGAAGCCACGTCGGCCGCTGAGACGCCcaaagagaaaaagaagaagaaaaaggagaagcGCACCAAGATGGACGATGAAAGCAAAACGGAGGATGCGGCGACAATGGCCGAGCCGCAAGTCGAGGTTAGTTcatttccaacttttttttttttattttttattcaatattTCGGCTGTGACCATTTTAATCCGCAAGGCTTGAGATTTCACAAATGTTATTCGTTTTGCTTGCGTAGTTTGAAAGtatcaaaaagaagaaaaagaagaagaaagccaaaGACGACAACGATGAAGCCTCCGAGTGACTCCGCCCATTGTCGGACTGAGagaccttttgtttttttgttgtttttttttttttttataccttttATGTTTCACTTGTAAATAATGTTTTGGAAATAAACGTATGCAAGTTTGTGACATTTTAGAGGAATCTAAAATGAAAAGGTTGATACCATGTATCAAACATTTCCATGAATAAAACAAATTCTTTTAACTACATTTACTTGAGTCAATTCAAAGCACCACaaatgacaattaaaaattttgGTGCTCACAAAACGCATTCCACTCAAGTCACATGGAGGTGCCTTCAAAGATGCGTAATGAACCACAACGCTGTAGTGCATACATCCTACCTGTTGGTGGCGCTGTAACGCCACAAAATGGCGAAGAAGACTGCGTGAACCACCCCCAAAAAGACAACTACCGCGTTTAAACTACCAAAACTGAATTGTGCCAATTCTGCCTTCATGTGTTTCATGTATTATCGTAATTATGGTAATTACATGTTGAGTAGCAAATTGCACATGAACGCCCCCTCGTGTCGTATTTTCTATTCTGGAGAACTACCAATTTATTTTAATACCTGAGTTGAGTGAACTTTTCAAGTTTTTGAAATGGCGGAGAGCAAAGTTTgggaatggcaagaaatattaacacttgaGGGCGTTAACGTCTGCTACCGCAGCAGGCTGTTTTAGGGGGGgtgacttcaccgacggactacaatttgacgtcattcataataaatatatatattcgacAAAGCTCCACGTAACACAACGAACAGACAACCAACATGCAATTCGGAAGACAATTCTGTTTCCAAATTTGAATACATAATTGACATTAGTAACTTCAATATCCACAGTATCTGCAGGGTGATTCCAAATGCTATAGACTGGTGTTACACACAATATGGAAATTATCCAATGAAGACTACAGAAGTctgcctaatttaattttttttattttttcacaaaaacataGACATGTCCTTAGGTTTTGTAAGGTACTTAATGTTCAGAGTTTATATCTCTAAATCTTCTTTAGTTAGTATTTTATAGTTGTTACAGACATCcagaactttttttcttttcttttttttttatatagatgTTTGAGAAATGACAGACTAACCTTAGTTCTTTCTTTGAAATTAATATCTCTTAATGTTAGAGGTATCCGAGACAATACGAAGAGAAAAtcaatatttatgttttgtagaCTGAAGAGttcacacttatttttttttgcaggagaCTCATTCAGAAAGTTGTGatgtgaaattttggaaaactcaaTGGGGTGACCAATGTTACTTTGGTCATGGCTCGTCTCAGTCAGCAGGGgtcagtattttatttaataagttTAGGGGAGACCTAAttgaatcttttcttttttttttcagacgaaggAAGgtggattattttggtaattaaaatagacaactttttatttataacCTGCAATGTTTATAGTCCGAACAACATTACTCAATCAAaggtattgtttacaaatatttgCATGAAACTTACGAACCTTAAGAACAAATATAATGAAGCACATATAATAATTGGAGGGGATTTCATTTCAATGATGCTCCGGATGATTTAGTGGATAGAGTACCTGCAAGGTTGAATCATTATTCAAGATTCAAGAACACTGCCTTTGTTTTCAAGGAATTGTCAGTAATTGATGTATGGAGGTTCCTACACCCTGATCAGAAAGAATTCACTTGGAGTAATGCAAACAGATTTGCTCAATCCAGAATTGACCTTTGGCTCATATCACCatcatgtttacattttgttaCAGATTTCTCACACAGTTATGCTCCTTTATCAGATCATCAATTGATTTCTATTCAAATGGTAGGCactaaacaggaaaaaaaaatgcgaggCTACTGGAAATGTAATAATTTATTACATGATGACATATTTGCTGACTTGGTTAAACACATAGCGAGGGAAATTTTTAATGACACCCAATTGAACAATATACAAAAATGGGAATTcttcaaattcaaaataagggAATTAGCGATTAGACGcagtaacgaaataaaaaagaataatataGCCAAGGAATTTAATATTATGAACTAATTAAATGTCTTAATGAGCAAGGACAAGCtttcaaatgaagaagaaattcGAATGAATAGGTTAAAAGGCGAAATAGATGATTTATATATTGACTTAGCCAAGGGGGCTTTTGTAAGGTCTAGAGCAAAATGGTCAgagttgggagaaaaaaattatgtatttatttatttatttattttagttatttttttgcccTGGAGAAGCGAAATCGCAAAAGAAATAATATTACttccttaaaaataaatgatgatgTAATTTCAGACTCTTTACATATTTCGAGATCTGTTTATACGTTTTACAGTGATATTTATCAATCACAATATAGTAGAAGTGATTCGAACTCCTTTATTGAGTCAGTTCAGGATTACATTCCCATTATTTCAGAGCAATTCAAATCTGAATGTGAAGAGTCTATTACGAAAACTGAGATTTCAGAAGCTGTCCACTCAATGAAAAGATCAAAAGCTCCAGGAGTGGACGGAATCCCTGTGGAATTTCTGTTCGTTTTTGGGAGTTCATAGAAAATcctttatttgaaatgtttcaagAATGCatagaaag includes the following:
- the dkc1 gene encoding H/ACA ribonucleoprotein complex subunit DKC1 isoform X1, with product MADVEAWSKKKKKSKKMAEDVGEIQESGDFLIKPELVVPMLDTSQWPLLLKNFDKLNVRTAHYTPLASGSNPLKRNIQDYIKSGFINLDKPANPSSHEVVAWIRRILRVEKTGHSGTLDPKVTGCLIVCVDRATRLVKSQQSAGKEYVGIVRLHNAIENEHALARAMETLTGALFQRPPLIAAVKRQLRVRTVYESKLVEYDADRRLGIFWVSCEAGTYIRTLCVHLGLLLGVGAQMQELRRVRSGVMGEKDNLVTMHDILDAQWQFDHNKDESYLRRVIFPLEKLLVSHKRLVMKDSAVNAICYGAKIMLPGVLRYEDGIEVNQDIVVITTKGEAICTAVALMTTAVISTCDHGVVAKIKRVIMERDTYPRKWGLGPKASQKKIMIQKGLLDKHGKPNGSTPETWKAGYVDYSATTPATKESETPGTSAKRKRETADSEVEATSAAETPKEKKKKKKEKRTKMDDESKTEDAATMAEPQVEFESIKKKKKKKKAKDDNDEASE
- the dkc1 gene encoding H/ACA ribonucleoprotein complex subunit DKC1 isoform X2 is translated as MAEDVGEIQESGDFLIKPELVVPMLDTSQWPLLLKNFDKLNVRTAHYTPLASGSNPLKRNIQDYIKSGFINLDKPANPSSHEVVAWIRRILRVEKTGHSGTLDPKVTGCLIVCVDRATRLVKSQQSAGKEYVGIVRLHNAIENEHALARAMETLTGALFQRPPLIAAVKRQLRVRTVYESKLVEYDADRRLGIFWVSCEAGTYIRTLCVHLGLLLGVGAQMQELRRVRSGVMGEKDNLVTMHDILDAQWQFDHNKDESYLRRVIFPLEKLLVSHKRLVMKDSAVNAICYGAKIMLPGVLRYEDGIEVNQDIVVITTKGEAICTAVALMTTAVISTCDHGVVAKIKRVIMERDTYPRKWGLGPKASQKKIMIQKGLLDKHGKPNGSTPETWKAGYVDYSATTPATKESETPGTSAKRKRETADSEVEATSAAETPKEKKKKKKEKRTKMDDESKTEDAATMAEPQVEFESIKKKKKKKKAKDDNDEASE